One segment of Oreochromis niloticus isolate F11D_XX linkage group LG8, O_niloticus_UMD_NMBU, whole genome shotgun sequence DNA contains the following:
- the mrpl27 gene encoding large ribosomal subunit protein bL27m has translation MAALVSLIVKSRTGLLIPGQLSLLDSVRFASKKAGGSSKNLGGKSPGKRYGFKKQDGNFVHAGNILATQRLMRYHPGAHVGMGTNKTLFALEDGYVRFTKEVYVPSPRSPEATQVITKLPRGAVLYKTFINVLPVKQEGKFKLVDMV, from the exons ATGGCTGCGCTGGTGTCGTTAATTGTCAAGTCCAGAACAG GTTTGTTGATACCTGGTCAGCTCTCTCTGCTGGACTCGGTGAGGTTTGCGTCTAAGAAGGCCGGCGGCAGCAGCAAGAACCTCGGAGGAAAGAGCCCTGGAAAAAGATATGGCTTCAAGAAACAGGATG GAAACTTTGTCCATGCTGGTAACATCCTTGCAACACAGAGGCTGATGCGGTATCACCCAGGAGCTCAT GTTGGAATGGGAACCAACAAGACACTCTTTGCTCTGGAGGATGGCTATGTCAGGTTCACTAAGGAGGTCTATGTCCCATCACCACGGAGCCCAGAGGCTACTCAGGTCATCACCAAGCTGCCAAGAGGAGCCGTCCTCTACAAGACCTTCATCAATGTCCTTCCAGTCAAGCAGGAGGGCAAATTCAAGCTAGTGGACATGGTCTAA